A genomic stretch from Juglans microcarpa x Juglans regia isolate MS1-56 chromosome 3S, Jm3101_v1.0, whole genome shotgun sequence includes:
- the LOC121258214 gene encoding protein KTI12 homolog: MALVVICGQPCSGKSTAALFLSEALKDTESKLTVRIIDETSLHLDRNQSYANMTAEKNLRGVLRSEVDRSVSKDNIIIVDSLNSIKGYRYELWCLARASGIRYCVLYCDVEETHCRKWNEERMEKGEASYNEVIFEDLVRRFEKPDKRNRWDSPLFELWPYKDGIEKSASAILDAVSYLTKKVDSKTHDVKVLQPTIATQNARFSEANSLYELDRATQEVTNAIVEAQSQALGGPLNGVSLGYGLPTINVSRSVGLPELRRLRRTFIKLTGQTSLSGPPPPSDADSAKRMFVDYLNRELGTA; this comes from the coding sequence ATGGCGTTGGTTGTAATCTGTGGGCAACCGTGCAGTGGGAAGTCCACAGCTGCCCTATTCCTATCTGAAGCTCTCAAAGATACAGAATCAAAGCTGACAGTTAGGATCATTGATGAAACTTCTCTTCATCTTGATCGCAATCAGAGTTATGCCAATATGACTGCTGAGAAGAACTTAAGAGGAGTGCTTAGGTCTGAAGTTGATAGATCAGTCTCAAAAGATAACATTATAATTGTAGATTCTTTGAATAGCATAAAGGGTTACAGGTATGAGTTGTGGTGTTTGGCTCGTGCTTCAGGAATAAGATACTGTGTGCTATATTGTGATGTGGAAGAAACCCATTGTAGAAAATGGAATGAAGAACGAATGGAAAAGGGAGAAGCTTCTTACAATGAGGTGATATTCGAAGATTTGGTAAGAAGGTTCGAGAAACCGGATAAGAGAAATCGATGGGATTCCCCTTTGTTTGAGTTATGGCCATATAAAGATGGAATAGAGAAATCTGCTTCTGCCATATTGGATGCAGTTTCATATTTGACAAAGAAGGTGGACTCAAAAACACACGATGTAAAGGTTCTGCAGCCAACAATTGCAACACAAAATGCACGATTTTCAGAGGCAAATTCTCTATACGAGTTGGATAGAGCAACGCAGGAAGTCACTAATGCTATTGTAGAAGCACAATCCCAGGCACTTGGAGGGCCTCTAAATGGGGTTTCTCTTGGCTATGGATTACCAACCATCAACGTTTCAAGATCAGTTGGGTTGCCAGAACTACGTAGGCTGCGACGAACTTTTATTAAACTGACTGGACAGACGAGTTTAAGCGGGCCGCCGCCGCCTTCTGATGCAGATAGTGCCAAGAGGATGTTTGTGGATTACTTAAACAGGGAACTAGGAACTGCTTGA